In Phocoena phocoena chromosome 3, mPhoPho1.1, whole genome shotgun sequence, a single window of DNA contains:
- the PROB1 gene encoding proline-rich basic protein 1, whose product MLTAFALPALPGVPGRLPAAPARRQDSSSSSGSYHTAPGSPEPPDVGPDAEGRANWPTVAPVLGEGAQPRLSVSAQNSRQQLGPGSGFPRGPASGPRPPQPQLRMLPSGEMEVIFGAGPLFSRSDAEDSEVQQLTTQAFRSLSPPGSASPISAEPQPQGPDGGSRWATYLQLRPRGPSPATPAQFECVEVALEERAAPARPRTVPKRQIELRPRPRSPPREASASPPRLFLRTGSLDESLGRLQAAADLVQTALARKLSPATPAPSSATFGPTVPPEPAAPETPRSTRVALKEARSRPPRVHYSSGPARAPRPWPSLRERAIRRDKPAPGTEPLGPVSSSIFLQSGEKIQEAHHQEPKTRFPQETPDRTALRAQSPSSQSRAPREVSSRAVRPRSPSPLWQAPNGTVRGPRCPSPQNLSPWNRAIRKVSGPSLPEASSAWGNQDAVVTETVSRKSPSPPTLSQWNRGVASARSPSPEAPSSWEVPHPAGGDTVEGSRSPSPPNLSSWETPDRPTGTWSPSPQETWDSTVQSSAVVSTRGAMNGVAQEELVPPTPPAPGTPELTEAQSPSTREMPDLAFPGSQLSPAVAAPQLPFSRLVGTLDADARPEALGSGEAASGRPRVAIPRPRDVRKMVKTTYAPSFPASTPGSGLPAPPAEPRGEEGGASKTQELQALGAPAPAHYTSIFLKDFLPVVSHPYETPEPTTDPVPRDVTQPNGVLRRRAENSTAKPFARTEIRLPGALALGRRPEGTQGVVVRGPGGKNRDAEPQRLVPDDKGRTSPLGGARTSPQKSPIGPAGTQPPGPPRPSSPQAYPSSSPGIAPKQETPPMAPEPAVAVQSPLPREPQASAGRAAPPQARAASAPPMVRSPEGPSQGARRPPGAAHPGKVLVDPESGRYYFVEAPRQPRLRLLFDPESGQYVEVLLPPSPSVPPRRVYTPLALGPGLYPPAYGPIPGLSLPPSPGPPAFSGPQLPWASEAGPLDGMYYLPVSGTPSPAPPLLLCAPPSSLGPAQPSKGSLFPV is encoded by the coding sequence ATGCTGACCGCTTTCGCCCTGCCAGCCCTGCCCGGGGTCCCAGGGCGGCTGCCCGCGGCCCCCGCGCGGCGCCAGGACTCCTCCAGTTCGTCGGGCTCCTACCACACGGCTCCGGGTTCTCCAGAGCCCCCGGACGTTGGGCCGGACGCGGAGGGCAGGGCGAATTGGCCCACGGTGGCCCCTGTGCTGGGGGAGGGCGCGCAGCCTCGCCTGTCCGTCAGTGCCCAGAATAGCCGCCAGCAGCTCGGGCCCGGCTCGGGTTTCCCGCGAGGCCCGGCCTCGGGCCCGCggccaccccagccccagctgcGCATGCTGCCGTCGGGGGAGATGGAAGTCATCTTCGGCGCCGGGCCCCTGTTCAGCCGTTCTGACGCAGAGGATAGCGAGGTGCAACAGCTCACGACGCAGGCCTTCCGCAGCCTCTCTCCGCCCGGCTCCGCGTCTCCCATCTCTGCCGAACCGCAGCCCCAGGGCCCCGACGGTGGCTCCCGCTGGGCCACCTACCTGCAGCTGCGACCCCGCGGGCCGAGTCCTGCCACCCCAGCGCAGTTCGAGTGTGTGGAGGTGGCGCTGGAGGAGCGTGCCGCGCCTGCCAGGCCCCGGACGGTGCCCAAACGTCAGATCGAGCTGCGCCCCCGGCCGCGGAGTCCCCCGCGGGAGGCCAGCGCGTCGCCCCCGCGACTGTTCCTGCGCACCGGCTCCCTGGACGAGTCTCTGGGCCGCCTGCAGGCTGCCGCGGACCTCGTGCAGACGGCGCTGGCCAGAAAACTGAGCCCCGCGACCCCTGCCCCAAGCAGCGCCACCTTCGGACCCACGGTACCGCCAGAGCCTGCGGCCCCGGAAACGCCCCGCAGTACTCGAGTGGCGCTGAAGGAGGCCAGGTCTCGGCCACCTCGTGTGCATTATAGTTCAGGCCCCGCCAGGGCCCCACGACCGTGGCCTAGCCTCCGTGAGCGCGCAATTCGGCGCGACAAGCCCGCGCCCGGGACCGAGCCTCTAGGTCCAGTTAGTTCCAGCATCTTCCTGCAGTCTGGGGAGAAGATCCAGGAGGCGCACCACCAGGAACCCAAGACTCGGTTCCCGCAAGAGACTCCGGATCGAACCGCCCTGAGGGCACAGAGTCCGTCTTCCCAGTCTAGGGCCCCCCGGGAGGTTTCGAGTAGGGCCGTGAGACCGAGAAGCCCATCCCCGCTGTGGCAAGCCCCAAATGGGACCGTGCGGGGTCCTCGCTGCCCCTCGCCCCAGAACCTGTCCCCGTGGAATAGGGCTATCCGGAAGGTGAGTGGCCCGTCGCTCCCCGAGGCATCCTCCGCATGGGGAAATCAGGATGCTGTTGTCACGGAAACTGTCAGCAGAAAGAGCCCTTCCCCTCCGACCCTTTCCCAGTGGAATCGGGGTGTTGCCAGTGCAAGAAGCCCATCCCCCGAAGCTCCTTCCTCGTGGGAGGTTCCGCATCCGGCAGGTGGGGATACAGTTGAGGGGAGTAGGAGCCCGTCCCCGCCAAACTTGTCCTCATGGGAGACTCCAGATCGTCCTACTGGGACGTGGAGCCCATCGCCCCAAGAGACGTGGGACTCCACAGTGCAGAGCTCAGCGGTAGTTTCTACGCGGGGAGCTATGAATGGCGTAGCCCAGGAGGAACTGGTGCCACCCACGCCACCTGCACCCGGGACTCCAGAGCTAACAGAGGCGCAGAGTCCGTCCACGCGGGAGATGCCGGATCTTGCCTTCCCAGGCAGCCAGCTGTCGCCAGCGGTGGCTGCACCCCAGCTGCCCTTCAGTCGCCTCGTGGGCACCCTGGATGCCGATGCGCGCCCGGAAGCCTTGGGCTCTGGAGAAGCGGCCTCGGGACGCCCGCGCGTAGCCATTCCGCGGCCCCGCGACGTGCGCAAGATGGTGAAGACCACATACGCGCCAAGCTTCCCGGCAAGCACCCCAGGCTCAGGGCTCCCTGCGCCTCCTGCGGAACCCCGCGGCGAGGAAGGCGGCGCATCCAAGACACAAGAGCTTCAGGCGCTGGGGGCCCCCGCCCCAGCTCACTACACTTCCATTTTTCTCAAGGACTTTCTGCCGGTCGTGTCACACCCCTACGAGACCCCAGAGCCAACCACAGACCCAGTCCCCCGGGACGTTACGCAGCCCAACGGGGTCCTGCGGCGGAGGGCAGAGAACAGCACGGCGAAACCCTTCGCGCGCACTGAGATCCGCCTGCCTGGTGCCTTGGCCCTAGGCCGCCGGCCGGAGGGAACCCAGGGAGTCGTGGTGCGCGGTCCTGGCGGAAAGAACAGGGATGCAGAGCCCCAGCGCCTGGTCCCCGACGACAAGGGTCGTACCAGCCCTCTAGGCGGCGCTCGCACCTCACCCCAGAAGTCGCCGATAGGGCCGGCAGGGACCCAACCTCCCGGACCGCCCCGCCCTAGCTCCCCGCAGGCGTACCCTAGCTCGAGCCCTGGAATAGCACCGAAACAGGAGACGCCACCTATGGCCCCTGAGCCCGCGGTTGCGGTCCAGTCGCCCCTCCCGCGGGAGCCCCAAGCGTCCGCTGGCAGAGCGGCCCCGCCCCAGGCCCGCGCCGCCTCGGCGCCTCCCATGGTCCGGTCCCCGGAAGGCCCCTCCCAGGGGGCGCGCAGGCCGCCCGGGGCCGCGCACCCGGGGAAGGTCCTGGTGGACCCAGAGAGCGGCCGCTACTACTTTGTGGAGGCGCCGAGGCAGCCTCGGCTGCGGCTGCTCTTCGACCCCGAAAGCGGGCAGTACGTGGAGGTGCTGCTGCCACCCTCGCCCTCGGTGCCACCCCGCCGCGTCTACACCCCGCTGGCCCTGGGCCCCGGCCTCTACCCGCCGGCCTATGGGCCTATccctggcctctcactgccaccATCCCCGGGCCCGCCGGCC